The following are from one region of the Halogeometricum sp. S3BR5-2 genome:
- a CDS encoding DUF7286 family protein: MRLADDERARVPFALVGVLLLVGSSTFAASLASPGAGVVDDSVDVAMDRADAETTAALRVAVRDAAEAAAADPVTTPANTTVGRALDGNRTFRDYLRLRIALSAREALSTVEHRRGDAVARASLPAVSETGVRPALHDVSVSPVDGGRSLTATVRNVSLVAARNGRVVAERTVSRRVTVVVPVLALHDRTADFQRRLNRSPVYAPGLKRRTTAGLLAVAEARGLAQHAGAPVDNVVANRHVELSTNAGVLAAQRASFGRADPDAGRGVRAATLRTGLSDALPSVVGGRATDRLVDAAPRPNPSPPPLSTQTFSASVGGTADDAFLALLGDGGGNGAPTLDSLRRDGYTTDQTVVSAVTDADEGRKPAPDPPSASGESSEWTLVDEDLSAEVSVGAAEAPASPPAVGVGERAFETTARRVVVRRTVSRTWARNGTRRATTARWHDSYRVRVAVVASLRPLPGPDRPVTPLFDRGGALSGPNLAGVPRATREALADRGGADAVARRAALDAGRDGDGDVGVPGASTGHLGERPEALRGWVYADVAGLRERVRNVSVEVAARDAATGHANAAAELAAAVRARRAELVDAPAEYDGVADRTRVAARAAYLDRVLAALDERAAAAGGRNDRLRDALASRDVDADAVRRALASRAAENDSDAVDPVNPADPDAFVPDGDPAYLSLSGVGGAGVDGVADGATYTPLAARNTNLFTLPYGDLADSVVGAVFGGGGVSLRTAGRALVAADRTLAVREDATLRGRRDRLAAEVDRSLTAVRLRAAIAVRRETTLTRRESAEAVDVALARWDGPGGRAVAASNGSLAAAVAAEADVEDGAARDRLATALRVELRGATTAPGVRVPEAAANDTASRTRTLATELTTEAASRGADRLTDRALNGTLGSVPAGLPLSPTLNPWVATTNLWIVEARGAYARFAVSAGGGAVPTTYVRDGSVVRLDVDGDGSREVVGSNGRIGFEVRTVVVAVVPPAGNGVGDVDGDAFEASPAWSGAAPGPRCDTPTGRCPRE, from the coding sequence ATGCGCCTCGCGGACGACGAGCGAGCGCGAGTCCCGTTCGCCCTCGTCGGCGTACTCCTCCTCGTCGGGAGTTCGACGTTCGCGGCGTCGCTCGCCTCGCCGGGCGCCGGCGTCGTGGACGACTCGGTCGACGTCGCGATGGACCGCGCCGACGCCGAGACGACCGCCGCGCTTCGGGTGGCGGTCCGCGACGCGGCCGAGGCGGCCGCCGCCGACCCGGTGACGACGCCGGCGAACACGACGGTCGGTCGCGCCCTCGACGGGAATCGGACCTTTCGCGACTACCTGCGACTCAGAATCGCGCTCTCGGCCCGCGAGGCGCTGTCGACGGTGGAACACCGCCGCGGGGACGCGGTGGCGCGGGCGTCGCTCCCGGCGGTTTCGGAGACGGGAGTCCGACCGGCGTTGCACGACGTCTCCGTGTCGCCGGTCGACGGCGGCCGGTCGCTGACGGCGACGGTCCGGAACGTCTCGCTGGTCGCCGCGCGAAACGGGCGCGTCGTCGCCGAGCGAACCGTCTCGCGCCGCGTGACCGTCGTGGTTCCGGTGCTCGCGCTCCACGACCGGACCGCCGACTTCCAGCGGCGACTGAACCGCTCGCCGGTGTACGCGCCGGGACTGAAGCGCCGGACGACGGCCGGACTGCTCGCCGTCGCGGAGGCGCGCGGCCTCGCCCAGCACGCCGGCGCGCCCGTCGACAACGTCGTCGCCAACCGTCACGTCGAACTCTCGACGAACGCGGGCGTCCTCGCGGCGCAGCGTGCCTCCTTCGGCCGAGCCGACCCCGACGCCGGCCGGGGAGTCCGCGCGGCGACGCTCCGAACCGGGCTCTCCGACGCGCTCCCGTCCGTCGTCGGCGGACGCGCAACCGACCGACTCGTCGACGCCGCACCGCGTCCGAATCCGTCACCCCCGCCGCTGTCGACGCAGACGTTCTCCGCGAGCGTCGGCGGCACCGCAGACGACGCCTTTCTGGCGTTGCTCGGGGACGGTGGCGGGAACGGCGCGCCGACGCTCGATTCGCTCCGCCGCGACGGCTACACTACGGACCAGACCGTCGTCTCGGCGGTGACCGACGCGGACGAGGGGCGGAAGCCGGCTCCCGACCCGCCGTCCGCGTCGGGCGAATCGAGCGAGTGGACGCTCGTCGACGAGGACCTGAGCGCCGAGGTGTCGGTCGGCGCGGCCGAGGCGCCCGCCTCCCCGCCGGCCGTCGGCGTCGGCGAACGCGCCTTCGAGACGACCGCTCGACGGGTCGTGGTGCGCCGCACCGTCTCGCGGACGTGGGCGCGGAACGGCACCAGACGGGCGACGACGGCGCGCTGGCACGACAGCTACCGCGTCCGCGTCGCCGTCGTCGCGTCGCTCCGCCCGCTTCCCGGCCCGGACCGGCCGGTGACCCCCTTGTTCGACCGGGGCGGCGCCCTCTCGGGGCCGAACCTCGCCGGCGTCCCGCGAGCGACGAGGGAGGCGCTGGCCGACCGGGGCGGCGCCGACGCAGTCGCCCGTCGGGCGGCCCTCGACGCCGGGAGAGACGGCGACGGCGACGTCGGCGTTCCGGGAGCGTCGACGGGTCACCTCGGCGAGCGTCCCGAAGCCCTCCGCGGGTGGGTGTACGCGGACGTCGCGGGACTCCGCGAACGGGTTCGGAACGTCTCCGTCGAGGTGGCCGCGCGGGACGCGGCGACCGGTCACGCCAACGCGGCGGCCGAACTCGCGGCGGCGGTCCGCGCCCGACGCGCGGAACTGGTGGACGCGCCGGCCGAGTACGACGGCGTCGCCGACCGAACCCGCGTCGCGGCGCGCGCGGCGTACCTCGACCGGGTGCTCGCGGCGCTGGACGAACGCGCCGCGGCGGCGGGCGGGCGGAACGACCGACTGCGGGATGCGCTCGCCTCCCGCGACGTGGACGCGGACGCGGTGAGGAGGGCGCTCGCCAGTCGCGCGGCCGAGAACGACTCGGATGCTGTGGACCCCGTCAACCCCGCCGACCCCGACGCGTTCGTCCCCGACGGCGACCCGGCGTACCTCTCGCTGTCCGGCGTCGGCGGCGCGGGGGTCGACGGCGTCGCGGACGGCGCGACGTACACCCCGCTGGCGGCGCGGAACACCAACCTGTTCACCCTGCCGTACGGCGACCTCGCGGACTCGGTCGTCGGCGCGGTGTTCGGCGGCGGCGGGGTCTCGCTCCGCACGGCGGGGCGGGCGCTCGTCGCCGCCGACCGGACGCTCGCCGTCCGCGAGGACGCGACGCTCCGCGGCCGGCGGGACCGACTCGCGGCGGAGGTCGACCGGTCACTGACCGCCGTTCGACTCCGAGCGGCAATCGCGGTTCGACGCGAGACGACGCTGACGCGTCGAGAGAGCGCCGAGGCGGTGGATGTCGCGCTCGCACGCTGGGACGGGCCGGGGGGGCGCGCCGTCGCCGCGTCGAACGGGTCGCTCGCGGCCGCCGTCGCCGCCGAGGCCGACGTCGAGGACGGCGCGGCGCGGGACCGACTCGCCACGGCGCTCAGAGTCGAGTTGCGCGGGGCGACGACCGCGCCGGGAGTCCGCGTCCCGGAAGCGGCCGCGAACGACACCGCCTCCCGGACGCGGACGCTCGCGACGGAACTGACGACCGAGGCGGCCTCTCGCGGCGCCGACCGCCTGACCGACCGCGCGCTGAACGGCACGCTCGGGTCTGTTCCGGCGGGGCTTCCGCTCTCGCCGACGCTGAACCCGTGGGTCGCGACGACGAACCTCTGGATCGTCGAGGCACGCGGCGCGTACGCCCGTTTCGCCGTCTCAGCGGGCGGCGGCGCCGTGCCGACGACGTACGTCCGCGACGGGTCGGTCGTCCGGTTAGACGTCGACGGCGACGGAAGTCGGGAGGTCGTCGGCTCGAACGGGCGAATCGGCTTCGAGGTGCGGACTGTCGTCGTCGCCGTCGTCCCGCCCGCCGGCAACGGCGTCGGCGACGTCGACGGCGACGCGTTCGAGGCGTCCCCGGCGTGGTCCGGCGCGGCGCCGGGACCGCGGTGCGACACGCCGACGGGGCGGTGTCCGCGGGAGTGA
- a CDS encoding DUF7284 family protein codes for MVVNAAVDAAVFFLLLGAAVLGVTAADAGARADSAVVEDDRPDAVAAVLATSTATVNYSLAPGARRANVRADADEHGSVRFERTAGPEFRRTTRGSLGGLLARAAVGTAGFDGAPVTHARDDLRRAVDGAVQERISTVGLRVDALWRPYPGAPVEGRVAVGGAPPDGAAVDAATLTVPTGAKPLSPDETRDFASLSGAVADRTVEVLVPATRMRLALRDDAPVSTFARYRYARLAAELDAPVTDDVDDADTGTANRRLASALAPRVESDLRARYDSPEAAAAAVSASEVRIVVRAWDADGGGRGGAREPADSRAEGGR; via the coding sequence GTGGTCGTGAACGCCGCCGTCGACGCCGCGGTGTTCTTCCTCCTCCTCGGCGCCGCCGTCCTCGGCGTCACCGCCGCCGACGCCGGGGCTCGCGCGGACTCGGCGGTCGTCGAGGACGACCGACCGGACGCCGTCGCCGCCGTCCTCGCGACGAGCACCGCCACGGTGAACTACTCGCTCGCGCCGGGGGCGCGCCGGGCGAACGTGCGAGCGGACGCGGACGAACACGGGAGCGTCCGCTTCGAGCGCACGGCCGGCCCGGAGTTCCGACGGACGACGCGCGGGTCGCTCGGCGGCCTCCTCGCTCGGGCCGCCGTCGGGACGGCCGGCTTCGACGGTGCTCCCGTAACGCACGCGCGGGACGACCTGCGGAGGGCCGTCGACGGCGCCGTCCAGGAGAGGATTTCGACCGTCGGCCTCCGAGTCGACGCCCTCTGGCGGCCGTATCCCGGCGCGCCGGTCGAGGGCCGGGTCGCCGTCGGCGGCGCCCCGCCCGACGGCGCGGCGGTCGACGCGGCGACGCTCACCGTCCCCACCGGCGCGAAGCCGCTCTCCCCCGACGAGACGCGCGATTTCGCGTCGCTGTCGGGCGCCGTCGCCGACCGCACCGTCGAGGTGCTGGTTCCCGCGACCCGGATGCGACTCGCACTCCGCGACGACGCTCCCGTCTCGACGTTCGCGCGGTACCGCTACGCCCGCCTCGCCGCGGAACTGGACGCTCCGGTGACCGACGACGTCGACGACGCGGACACGGGGACGGCGAACCGCCGCCTCGCGTCCGCGCTCGCTCCCCGCGTCGAGTCAGACCTGCGGGCGCGCTACGACTCCCCCGAGGCGGCCGCGGCCGCCGTCTCGGCCTCCGAGGTGCGAATCGTCGTCCGCGCGTGGGACGCCGACGGAGGGGGGCGCGGAGGCGCGAGAGAACCCGCCGACTCGCGAGCGGAGGGCGGTCGCTGA
- a CDS encoding DUF7285 family protein: MSSSSTREPSAERALGGDASGRGARAQASSVAALAALFAVCAGVSLYATVLAGAVPVVDERDAADPTLDRVADAASDGGVVAPDRLSGTPDYRPAGRRVNVTLVADDRVWHAGPAVPPAASAATGRADRTKPTGHADRIDRAGRLVSVRLGPGCVEPGRLSVAVWS; encoded by the coding sequence ATGTCGTCCTCGTCGACGCGTGAGCCGTCGGCGGAGCGAGCGCTGGGAGGCGACGCGAGCGGTCGGGGGGCCCGCGCGCAGGCGTCGTCCGTCGCCGCTCTCGCCGCCCTCTTCGCCGTCTGCGCCGGTGTGAGCCTCTACGCGACCGTCCTCGCCGGCGCGGTGCCGGTCGTCGACGAACGGGATGCGGCTGACCCGACGCTGGACCGCGTCGCGGACGCGGCGAGCGACGGCGGCGTGGTCGCGCCGGACCGTCTCTCCGGGACTCCTGACTACCGCCCCGCCGGGCGCCGAGTCAACGTCACGCTCGTCGCCGACGACCGGGTATGGCACGCCGGCCCCGCCGTTCCCCCGGCGGCGTCGGCCGCGACGGGTCGCGCGGACCGCACGAAGCCGACGGGCCACGCGGACCGCATCGACCGCGCCGGTCGCCTCGTCAGCGTTCGACTCGGCCCCGGTTGCGTCGAACCCGGACGGCTCTCGGTGGCGGTGTGGTCGTGA
- a CDS encoding DUF7283 family protein, which yields MLDLPLDAWYAWLGLSLAGVALVGAASGLPTAPPPNAESAAATVDRAAAAEYASTAEHPLDATAVRLRPRRLALRNDAGTAHATLAFGPVTPVPPGDSRLRDVVHGAHPADVYDDPEAFRQAVVDARARAGDAPWRAVDRTLLVRTTTWEGVDVVLVDA from the coding sequence ATGCTCGACCTACCGCTCGACGCGTGGTACGCGTGGCTCGGACTCTCGCTCGCGGGCGTCGCCCTCGTCGGCGCCGCCTCGGGACTGCCCACGGCGCCGCCGCCGAACGCCGAGTCGGCGGCCGCGACGGTGGACCGCGCCGCGGCCGCCGAGTACGCCTCGACGGCCGAACACCCATTGGACGCGACGGCGGTCAGACTCCGCCCGCGACGACTCGCCCTCCGGAACGACGCGGGGACCGCGCACGCCACGCTCGCGTTCGGCCCGGTCACGCCCGTACCGCCGGGCGACTCGCGGCTCCGCGACGTGGTGCACGGCGCGCACCCCGCCGACGTCTACGACGACCCGGAGGCGTTCCGACAGGCGGTCGTCGACGCCCGCGCCCGCGCCGGCGACGCGCCGTGGCGCGCGGTGGACCGCACGCTTCTCGTCCGCACGACGACCTGGGAGGGGGTCGATGTCGTCCTCGTCGACGCGTGA
- a CDS encoding type II secretion system protein codes for MTDLPRIADALARLYPWPVEPSDDLREALAYLGSDADAETVVRAGYGLCLPLSLAAFLLATLALADAPLVARLCAGLAVGLAGTHAVHRLPAAAARLRRTRALGETTALVGRATLRMRLAPVPERAGSFAAHAADGPLADSLGEHVRRARGTPDAGFESFAAEWGETFPALARSVSLLRTAADARPADRERTLDRALDAVLDGTRDELASFAGDIRGPATGVYAFGVLLPLALVGVLPAARAGGVSVPTALFVAVYDLLLPLSLVAASAWILLRRPVALAPPRVDSSHPAVPSSPARAVGAAVACGAGGWAVGGAVAPWADWLTAAGAGLGTGLLVRYRPMAEVRARTRAVEAGLDDALSLVGRRVDAGDSVEAAVEAAAEAFSTPAGEVFAEAAGVRRRLRVGVREAFLGRHGALTDVPSPRARGAAALLSVAADEGRPAGDALVAGADHLRDLRRVESEARRELAAVTGTLSNTAALFAPLVGGATVAMSARMGSVDAGLADRGAEAGAATLGPELLGAAVGGYVLFLAAALTVLSTGLDRGLDRSLVGYRVGIALLSATAAYLAAFRGASLLF; via the coding sequence ATGACCGACCTCCCGCGAATCGCGGACGCGCTGGCCCGACTGTACCCGTGGCCGGTCGAACCGAGCGACGACCTTCGAGAGGCGCTCGCGTACCTCGGGAGCGACGCGGACGCCGAGACGGTCGTCCGCGCGGGGTACGGGCTCTGCCTCCCGCTCTCGCTGGCGGCGTTTCTCCTGGCGACGCTGGCGCTCGCCGACGCGCCGCTCGTCGCCCGCCTCTGCGCCGGCCTCGCCGTCGGCCTCGCGGGGACGCACGCGGTCCACCGGCTGCCGGCCGCCGCCGCTCGGCTCAGACGGACGCGCGCGCTGGGTGAGACGACGGCGCTGGTCGGCCGCGCGACGCTCCGGATGCGGCTGGCTCCCGTCCCCGAGCGGGCCGGTTCGTTCGCCGCTCACGCCGCCGACGGACCGCTGGCCGACAGCCTCGGAGAACACGTCCGACGCGCCCGCGGCACGCCCGACGCGGGCTTCGAGTCGTTCGCCGCCGAGTGGGGGGAGACGTTCCCGGCGCTCGCCCGGTCCGTCTCCCTGCTCCGGACGGCCGCGGACGCCCGGCCCGCGGACCGGGAGCGGACGCTGGACCGCGCGCTCGACGCCGTCTTGGACGGCACCCGAGACGAACTCGCCTCGTTCGCGGGCGACATCCGCGGCCCGGCGACGGGCGTCTACGCCTTCGGCGTCCTCCTGCCGTTGGCGCTGGTCGGCGTCCTCCCGGCGGCCCGCGCCGGCGGCGTCTCGGTGCCGACGGCGCTGTTCGTCGCCGTCTACGACCTGCTGCTTCCGCTGTCGCTCGTCGCCGCGAGCGCGTGGATACTGCTCCGTCGACCCGTGGCGCTGGCGCCGCCGCGCGTCGATTCGAGCCACCCGGCCGTCCCCTCCTCGCCCGCGCGGGCGGTCGGCGCCGCCGTCGCCTGCGGCGCCGGGGGCTGGGCCGTCGGGGGCGCCGTCGCCCCGTGGGCCGACTGGCTGACGGCCGCCGGCGCGGGTCTCGGAACCGGACTGCTCGTGCGCTACCGTCCCATGGCGGAGGTCCGAGCGCGCACTCGAGCGGTCGAGGCCGGTCTCGACGACGCGCTCTCGCTCGTCGGCCGCCGCGTCGACGCCGGCGATTCCGTGGAGGCCGCCGTCGAGGCCGCGGCGGAGGCGTTCTCGACGCCCGCGGGCGAGGTGTTCGCCGAGGCGGCCGGCGTCCGGCGCCGCCTCCGCGTCGGCGTCCGCGAGGCCTTCTTGGGGAGGCACGGCGCCCTCACCGACGTCCCGAGTCCGCGGGCGCGCGGGGCCGCGGCCCTCCTGTCCGTCGCGGCGGACGAGGGACGACCCGCCGGGGACGCCCTCGTCGCCGGCGCCGACCACCTGCGGGACCTCCGCCGGGTCGAGTCGGAAGCGCGGCGCGAACTCGCCGCGGTGACGGGGACGCTGTCGAACACCGCGGCCCTGTTCGCACCGCTCGTCGGCGGCGCCACCGTCGCCATGTCGGCCCGGATGGGGTCGGTGGACGCCGGCCTCGCGGACCGCGGGGCGGAGGCAGGGGCGGCAACGCTCGGACCCGAACTGCTCGGCGCGGCGGTCGGCGGCTACGTCCTCTTTCTCGCCGCCGCGCTGACGGTCCTCTCGACCGGACTGGACCGCGGTCTCGACCGGAGCCTCGTCGGCTACCGCGTCGGCATCGCCCTCCTCTCGGCGACGGCGGCCTATCTCGCCGCGTTCCGCGGCGCGTCGCTCCTGTTCTGA
- a CDS encoding type II/IV secretion system ATPase subunit, giving the protein MSLDFAALAAAASAVVSGGPDAGNGDADACRCRHSFETPVGRGTDRTELVVDADDCPGEGDLARAPACRAAAVAALADRDADAIRVRAGGLQRAYDDGAAGLLLAAGRFVERARFHDESLADRALRDPVGAAHRATGRAGPVARIAAETGLAAGAERVDRRRGDGEDRTEGEDDYADLLRCSVGPSVARSRVVRRPPPGATLLDRRELDTGATVRLYRTDGRGTDTDRLYHLTPVSHGLGAAATATLAAARDCLARGVVGGGERAPGRAVRHVAGDGDPVETLSDVLDRHTRGNGVLDDLFADPRVTDVVASAPVESNPVRVTLDGERLPTNVRLTADGAAALASRFRRASGRGFSRASPALDATVRGPNGRVRVAGVTAPASDGVGFAFRAHGDRAWTLPGLVAAGTLSAETAALLSLATERGATGLVAGTRGAGKTTLLSALLWELPASTRLVAVEDTPELPVDALREGGRDVQALRTELGDDAAFSPTDAVRTALRLGDGALVVGEVRGEEAAALYEAMRVGAHGHAVFGTIHGDSPAAVRERVVSDLSVPESSFAATDLVVVCARDGPERRVDAVAEVRRDGEGGARGGGALGFETLYDRSAGDGDDDRGTAGTGVVARGDSALVASLARHDESYADVLAVLRRREERLARLAATDRTRPEDLPSDERDSEATR; this is encoded by the coding sequence ATGTCACTCGACTTCGCCGCTCTCGCCGCCGCCGCGAGCGCGGTCGTCTCCGGCGGACCCGACGCCGGGAACGGGGACGCCGACGCCTGCCGGTGTCGCCACTCCTTCGAGACGCCCGTCGGCCGAGGTACGGACCGGACCGAACTCGTCGTCGACGCCGACGACTGCCCCGGCGAGGGGGACCTCGCGCGCGCCCCGGCGTGCCGCGCCGCCGCCGTCGCAGCGCTCGCAGACCGGGACGCCGACGCGATCCGCGTCCGCGCCGGCGGACTCCAACGCGCCTACGACGACGGCGCCGCGGGACTTCTCCTCGCGGCCGGCCGGTTCGTCGAACGCGCGCGGTTCCACGACGAGTCGCTGGCCGACCGCGCCCTGCGCGACCCGGTCGGGGCCGCCCACCGGGCGACCGGCCGGGCGGGTCCGGTGGCGCGAATCGCCGCCGAGACGGGCCTCGCCGCGGGCGCCGAACGCGTCGACCGGAGACGGGGAGATGGAGAGGACAGAACAGAGGGAGAAGACGACTACGCCGACCTGCTCCGCTGCTCCGTCGGCCCGTCCGTCGCTCGCTCTCGCGTCGTCCGCCGTCCGCCGCCGGGGGCGACGCTGCTCGACCGCCGGGAACTCGACACCGGCGCGACCGTCCGCCTCTACCGGACCGACGGGCGGGGAACCGATACCGACCGGCTGTACCACCTCACGCCCGTCTCGCACGGTCTCGGCGCGGCGGCGACGGCGACGCTCGCGGCGGCGCGCGACTGCCTCGCCCGCGGGGTCGTCGGCGGGGGCGAACGCGCCCCCGGCCGGGCCGTCCGACACGTCGCGGGCGACGGCGACCCGGTGGAGACGCTCTCGGACGTGCTGGACCGCCACACGCGGGGCAACGGCGTCCTCGACGACCTGTTCGCCGACCCGCGCGTGACCGACGTCGTCGCCTCCGCGCCCGTCGAGTCGAACCCCGTGCGCGTCACCCTCGACGGCGAGCGCCTCCCGACGAACGTCCGCCTCACGGCCGACGGCGCGGCGGCCCTCGCCTCGCGGTTCAGACGCGCCAGCGGACGCGGGTTCTCCCGCGCGTCGCCCGCCCTCGACGCCACCGTCCGCGGGCCGAACGGCCGCGTCCGCGTCGCGGGCGTCACCGCGCCCGCCAGCGACGGCGTCGGCTTCGCCTTCCGCGCGCACGGCGACCGCGCGTGGACGCTGCCCGGCCTCGTCGCCGCCGGAACGCTGTCCGCCGAGACGGCGGCGCTGCTCTCCCTGGCGACCGAACGCGGCGCGACCGGACTCGTCGCCGGGACGCGCGGCGCGGGCAAGACGACGCTGCTCTCGGCGCTCCTCTGGGAACTGCCGGCGTCGACGCGCCTCGTCGCCGTCGAGGACACCCCCGAGCTCCCGGTCGACGCGCTCCGGGAGGGCGGCCGCGACGTGCAGGCGCTCCGGACCGAACTCGGGGACGACGCGGCGTTCTCCCCGACGGACGCCGTCCGGACCGCGCTCCGACTCGGCGACGGCGCCCTCGTCGTCGGCGAGGTTCGGGGGGAGGAGGCCGCCGCGCTGTACGAGGCGATGCGCGTCGGCGCGCACGGGCACGCCGTCTTCGGAACCATTCACGGCGATTCGCCCGCCGCGGTCCGCGAGCGAGTCGTCTCCGACCTCTCGGTCCCCGAGTCGTCGTTCGCGGCGACGGACCTCGTCGTCGTCTGCGCCCGCGACGGCCCGGAGCGGCGGGTCGACGCCGTCGCGGAGGTCCGCCGGGACGGGGAGGGCGGCGCTCGCGGCGGAGGCGCGCTCGGGTTCGAGACGCTGTACGACCGGAGCGCGGGCGACGGAGACGACGATAGGGGCACCGCCGGAACCGGCGTCGTCGCCCGCGGCGACAGCGCCCTCGTGGCGTCGCTCGCCCGCCACGACGAGTCCTACGCCGACGTGCTGGCCGTCCTCCGGCGGCGCGAGGAGCGACTCGCGCGTCTCGCCGCGACCGACCGGACGCGGCCCGAGGACCTGCCGAGCGACGAGCGCGACTCCGAGGCGACCCGATGA
- a CDS encoding DUF7311 family protein: MLRVVLAAALATAVLGASLPAVDGARTDRTATALDSSIARLSAAGSALAVGSDAPSDPAVAPARTVALSLPRPTWTAAAVDYVAVGGSPGGPGNRSVVTYAVESAGETRRLLSVPVPVRTPGGPVVFRGRGERTVSLSLRTTADGPALVVGRGPS, translated from the coding sequence GTGCTCCGGGTCGTCCTCGCGGCGGCGCTGGCGACGGCGGTGCTCGGGGCGTCGCTGCCGGCGGTCGACGGCGCGCGAACCGACCGGACCGCGACGGCGCTCGATTCTTCGATAGCCCGGCTCTCGGCGGCCGGGTCGGCGCTCGCCGTCGGCAGCGACGCGCCGAGCGACCCCGCCGTCGCGCCGGCGCGAACGGTCGCGCTCTCGCTCCCCCGACCGACGTGGACCGCCGCGGCCGTCGACTACGTCGCCGTCGGCGGGTCGCCCGGCGGGCCGGGCAACCGGAGCGTCGTGACCTACGCGGTCGAGAGCGCCGGCGAGACGCGGCGACTGCTCTCTGTCCCGGTACCGGTGCGGACACCGGGCGGTCCGGTCGTCTTCCGCGGGCGCGGGGAGCGGACGGTCTCGCTGTCGCTCCGGACGACGGCTGACGGACCGGCGCTCGTCGTCGGACGGGGCCCCTCCTGA
- a CDS encoding DUF7310 family coiled-coil domain-containing protein, whose protein sequence is MPNDRTDIATLAARLDAVERALTDGERAGSRGAAREKSPPTAPETPNGDAADDGTDETLRRLERRVEELTAELDAVRGLLGGVEAVNDSVERRADLALAAVERLTDERAVEGESDGLVAERLPDGDDGVDDSFSAVDAAEAAAETGDENADSDSLAARLRGAL, encoded by the coding sequence ATGCCGAACGACAGGACCGACATAGCCACGCTCGCCGCCCGTCTCGACGCCGTCGAACGCGCGCTGACCGACGGGGAGCGCGCCGGTTCGAGGGGCGCCGCGCGCGAGAAGTCGCCTCCGACCGCTCCCGAGACCCCCAACGGGGACGCCGCGGACGACGGCACGGACGAGACCCTCCGCCGACTCGAACGACGAGTGGAGGAACTGACCGCCGAACTCGACGCCGTCCGCGGACTGCTCGGCGGCGTCGAGGCGGTGAACGACTCCGTCGAGCGACGCGCGGACCTCGCCCTCGCGGCGGTCGAACGGTTGACGGACGAGCGAGCGGTCGAAGGGGAGTCGGACGGCCTCGTCGCGGAACGTCTGCCGGACGGGGACGACGGCGTCGACGATTCCTTCTCGGCGGTCGACGCGGCCGAAGCAGCGGCGGAGACGGGGGACGAGAACGCGGACTCGGACTCCCTCGCCGCCCGCCTCCGCGGGGCGTTGTGA
- a CDS encoding tubulin/FtsZ family protein, giving the protein MKTVLIGVGQAGGKLTRALVDFDERMEFGAVLGAVGVNSAKADLRELPFETVLIGQDRVKGHGVGGDNELGAAVMDADRREVLSALDGSVTAEADAVFVVAGLGGGTGSGGAPVLVRELKRIYDVPVYALGVLPGRDEGAMYQVNAGRSLKTVAREADSLLLVDNDAFRSSGESLEQGFDAINDAIARRVGLLFASGEAVEGVAESVVDSSEVINTLRSGGIAALGYAAAESAETAEGNINTVMSTTRRALLTGTSLPEASKSDSALLVIAGEPDKIPRKGVERARRWVEEETGSLQVRGGDFPLDSGRIASLVLLGGVERSDRLEAFMQRARDAATEADEAEAREDPADAWSNDELDDLI; this is encoded by the coding sequence ATGAAGACCGTCCTGATAGGGGTCGGGCAGGCCGGGGGGAAACTCACCCGCGCGCTGGTCGACTTCGACGAGCGAATGGAGTTCGGCGCGGTGCTCGGCGCCGTCGGCGTGAACTCCGCGAAGGCAGACCTCCGAGAGCTGCCCTTCGAGACCGTCCTGATCGGACAGGACCGCGTGAAGGGCCACGGCGTCGGCGGCGACAACGAACTCGGCGCGGCCGTGATGGACGCCGACAGGCGGGAGGTGCTGTCCGCCCTCGACGGCAGCGTCACCGCCGAGGCGGACGCCGTCTTCGTCGTCGCCGGCCTCGGCGGCGGGACCGGAAGCGGCGGCGCGCCGGTCCTCGTGCGGGAACTCAAGCGGATATACGACGTCCCCGTCTACGCGCTCGGCGTCCTCCCCGGGCGGGACGAGGGGGCGATGTACCAGGTGAACGCGGGCCGCTCTCTGAAGACCGTTGCCCGCGAGGCCGACTCGCTGTTGCTCGTCGACAACGACGCCTTTCGAAGCTCGGGCGAGAGCCTCGAACAGGGGTTCGACGCCATCAACGACGCCATCGCGCGGCGCGTGGGCCTGCTGTTCGCCTCCGGCGAGGCCGTCGAGGGGGTGGCCGAGAGCGTCGTCGACTCCTCCGAAGTGATAAACACGCTCCGCTCGGGCGGCATCGCGGCGCTCGGGTACGCCGCCGCCGAATCCGCGGAGACGGCCGAGGGCAACATCAACACCGTGATGAGCACCACGCGGCGCGCCCTCCTCACGGGGACGAGTCTCCCCGAGGCGTCGAAGTCGGACTCGGCGCTCCTCGTCATCGCCGGCGAACCCGACAAAATCCCCCGCAAGGGCGTCGAACGTGCCCGCCGGTGGGTCGAAGAGGAGACGGGGAGCCTCCAGGTCCGCGGCGGCGACTTCCCGCTGGACTCGGGTCGCATCGCCTCGCTCGTCCTCCTCGGCGGCGTCGAGCGCTCCGACCGCCTCGAAGCGTTCATGCAACGGGCGCGCGACGCCGCGACGGAGGCCGACGAGGCCGAGGCCCGCGAGGACCCCGCGGACGCCTGGAGCAACGACGAACTCGACGACCTCATCTGA